The Cellulophaga sp. L1A9 genome window below encodes:
- a CDS encoding SusC/RagA family TonB-linked outer membrane protein, with amino-acid sequence MKTKGNGILTLLLAFVVHLTFAQEKTISGTVTDQDGLPLPGVNIVVVGSSTGTQTDFDGNYTIQSKSGDVLLFSYVGQKDSKKTVGSLTTVNVAMTEDAQALEEIVVTAQGIKKSKQALGYAVAEVSSEQLEQRAEGDVGRILTGKASGVNITAQSGLSGSGTSIVIRGLSSFSGSNQPLFIVDGVPFDSGTNGQSQNGDDSSFVDGNNGSSRFLDLDPNNIASVNVLKGLAAATLYGTAGRNGVILITTKNNTTSSNGKKKTEITVSSSVFFNEIASLPDYQQQYGNGFDQAFGWFFSNWGPSFEEDGISGWGSQNAIDDQGTLAHPYSTSTSAIQAAFPEFQGARYDWKPYNSVEDFFRTGVVTSNSVNINSSSEDGKISYNANFGHLNDQGFTPGNELNRYTLGIGGRAILSNKFTVSGTMNFSNTDYKSPPVAASTGNGAFGDGSSIFGELFFTPISVDLIGLPFENPLDNSSVYYRQNNSIQHPLWTVKNAQTRQVTNRVFGNTALAYEINNNLNLTYRFGLDVYSENNTNSQNKGGVNGSVAVQSGVLGTWNNTNTIMDHNIILTGQYDFSEKVGFSFNAGATTRREVFDQNGVSSSGQQVYGVLRHFNFALQDEIQFFQERNIAGLYGQLDFDYDRKLYLTLSGRKDYVSNLASENNSIFYPSASLSIIPTKLISGLQTQGGINYLKLRAGYGTSANFPTGYPVASTLTLDTQDFQDDSGNDVVSNTSANALGNPNLTPELLSEIEVGLESRFFNNRLSFDLSYYNRTTKDLIIDRPLDPSSGYTTTQTNIGEVKLDGFEADATLAILRSDDKDGLNWNINANWTKNNSEVTDLGLDTDIVVYSGFSNLGNAAIVGEQLGVIVGSRIQRNDEGEFLVNSAGDYIEEEGTFVIGNPNADWSLNISNSFNYKNFSLNFLVNYTHGGDMYSRTVSTLLGRGLTTDVLDRENTFILPGVLEDGTQNTKQINNSTYYFNNILFGPDELGIWDASVVRLQEISMGYSMPSKWLDKTPFGSLTFTLSGFNLWYEAINIPKGTNFDPNVAGVGVGNGAGFDYLNGPSSRRYGLSVKASF; translated from the coding sequence ATGAAAACAAAAGGAAATGGAATCCTTACGCTTCTATTAGCGTTTGTTGTGCATTTAACATTTGCACAAGAAAAGACGATTTCGGGTACAGTTACAGACCAAGACGGTCTTCCACTACCCGGAGTTAACATTGTGGTAGTCGGATCATCCACTGGGACACAAACAGACTTTGACGGAAATTACACTATACAAAGTAAATCTGGAGACGTCTTACTTTTTTCCTATGTAGGACAAAAAGACTCTAAGAAGACTGTTGGCTCTTTAACTACCGTTAACGTTGCAATGACCGAAGATGCACAAGCGCTAGAAGAAATTGTTGTTACTGCGCAAGGAATTAAAAAATCCAAACAAGCACTAGGATATGCAGTTGCAGAAGTTAGTAGTGAGCAACTTGAACAAAGAGCTGAAGGCGACGTTGGTAGGATACTTACTGGTAAAGCATCAGGTGTAAATATTACAGCACAGAGTGGACTTTCTGGATCAGGTACTAGTATTGTAATTCGTGGATTAAGTAGTTTTAGCGGAAGTAATCAACCATTATTTATTGTAGATGGTGTCCCGTTTGATAGCGGAACAAATGGCCAGTCACAAAACGGCGATGATAGTAGTTTCGTAGATGGAAATAATGGATCTAGTAGATTTTTGGATTTAGACCCGAACAATATTGCTAGTGTGAATGTATTAAAAGGACTAGCAGCAGCAACACTCTACGGTACTGCTGGACGAAATGGTGTTATCCTTATTACAACTAAAAACAATACTACATCTTCTAATGGCAAAAAGAAAACTGAAATAACTGTCAGCAGCTCTGTATTTTTCAATGAAATAGCTTCTTTACCAGACTATCAACAACAATATGGTAATGGATTTGACCAAGCATTTGGTTGGTTCTTTAGTAACTGGGGGCCAAGCTTTGAAGAAGATGGAATTTCAGGATGGGGAAGTCAAAATGCAATAGATGATCAAGGTACTCTAGCTCACCCCTATTCAACTTCAACTTCAGCAATTCAAGCAGCTTTTCCAGAATTTCAAGGAGCTAGATATGACTGGAAACCATATAACAGTGTCGAAGATTTTTTTAGAACTGGAGTAGTTACTAGTAATTCAGTTAACATAAATAGTAGTTCTGAAGATGGAAAAATATCTTATAATGCGAACTTTGGCCATTTAAATGATCAAGGTTTTACACCAGGAAACGAATTAAATAGATACACACTGGGTATCGGAGGAAGAGCTATTCTGTCAAATAAATTTACTGTGTCAGGTACAATGAATTTTTCAAATACCGATTACAAGTCTCCTCCAGTAGCAGCAAGTACTGGAAATGGTGCATTTGGAGATGGTTCTTCAATATTTGGAGAGTTATTTTTTACACCAATCAGCGTTGACTTAATAGGATTACCATTCGAAAACCCACTTGACAACTCTAGTGTTTACTACAGACAAAACAATAGTATTCAGCATCCTTTATGGACCGTGAAAAATGCACAAACTCGCCAAGTAACAAATAGAGTTTTCGGAAATACAGCCTTAGCTTACGAGATAAACAACAATTTAAATTTAACTTATAGATTTGGTCTTGATGTTTATTCTGAAAACAACACAAATTCACAGAACAAGGGAGGCGTTAATGGTAGTGTTGCAGTACAAAGTGGTGTTTTGGGCACTTGGAACAACACAAATACCATAATGGATCACAATATTATATTAACAGGACAATATGATTTCTCCGAAAAAGTTGGTTTCAGTTTCAATGCTGGTGCAACTACCAGAAGAGAAGTATTTGACCAAAATGGTGTTTCTAGTTCTGGCCAACAGGTTTACGGTGTTCTTAGACATTTTAATTTTGCACTACAAGATGAGATACAATTTTTCCAGGAAAGAAATATTGCCGGTCTTTACGGACAGCTTGATTTTGACTATGATAGAAAGCTTTACTTAACGCTTTCTGGTCGTAAAGATTATGTTTCTAATTTAGCCTCTGAAAATAATTCTATTTTCTACCCTAGTGCTAGCTTATCAATTATTCCTACAAAACTAATCTCAGGACTTCAAACTCAAGGTGGTATTAATTACTTAAAGTTACGTGCAGGTTATGGTACTTCTGCCAACTTCCCAACAGGATACCCAGTAGCCTCTACATTAACACTTGACACTCAGGATTTTCAGGATGATTCTGGAAATGACGTGGTATCTAACACAAGTGCTAATGCTTTAGGAAATCCAAATTTAACACCAGAACTATTATCTGAAATTGAAGTTGGCTTGGAATCTAGGTTTTTTAATAATAGATTATCATTCGATTTGTCATACTACAACAGGACAACTAAGGATTTAATTATAGACCGTCCCTTAGACCCTTCTAGTGGTTATACTACAACGCAAACCAATATTGGTGAAGTCAAATTAGATGGTTTTGAAGCAGATGCAACTTTAGCAATTTTAAGATCAGATGATAAAGATGGTTTAAATTGGAATATCAATGCAAACTGGACTAAAAACAATTCTGAAGTAACAGATTTAGGACTTGATACTGATATTGTGGTGTATTCTGGTTTCAGCAATCTAGGTAACGCTGCAATTGTAGGAGAGCAATTAGGAGTTATAGTAGGTAGTAGAATCCAAAGAAATGACGAAGGAGAATTCTTAGTAAATTCAGCAGGAGATTACATAGAAGAGGAAGGTACTTTTGTAATTGGGAATCCAAACGCAGATTGGTCACTTAACATAAGTAACTCTTTCAACTACAAAAACTTTAGCTTAAATTTCCTTGTTAACTATACCCATGGTGGTGATATGTACAGTAGAACGGTGTCTACCTTATTAGGAAGAGGCCTTACAACAGATGTTTTAGATAGGGAAAACACATTTATCCTACCTGGAGTACTTGAAGACGGAACACAAAATACTAAACAAATAAATAATTCCACTTACTACTTTAATAATATTCTATTTGGACCAGATGAACTGGGAATTTGGGATGCTTCGGTTGTAAGACTACAGGAAATATCTATGGGTTACTCAATGCCAAGCAAATGGTTAGATAAAACACCATTTGGCTCACTAACATTTACTTTATCAGGATTTAACCTGTGGTACGAAGCAATTAACATACCTAAAGGAACAAATTTTGATCCAAACGTAGCTGGTGTAGGTGTAGGTAACGGAGCAGGTTTTGATTATTTAAATGGACCAAGCTCAAGAAGATATGGATTAAGCGTTAAAGCATCCTTTTAA